A region of the Mycobacterium sp. NBC_00419 genome:
GTTCGGGGCTGAGCGGGTCAGTATCGAACTCACCCACCATGGTGACCCGCTCGATGACGAACGTAACGCCGTCCTGGCCGCGCTCGCGCCGAGGTTCGGGCTGACGGTGGTCGCCACCACCGCCGCGCACGTCGCCGACCCCGGGCGTGGCAGGCTGGCCATGGCGATGGGTGCGATCCGCGCCCGCCAGTCCCTGGACTCCGCGGCCGGCTGGTTGGCCCCGCTGGGTGGGGCGCACCTGCGCTCCGGTGACGAGATGGCCCGGCTGTTCTTCGAGTATCCCGAAGTGGTCACCGCCGCAGCTGATCTCGGTGAGCAGTGTGCCTTCGGGCTCGCGCTGATCGCCCCCCAGCTGCCTCCCTTCGACGTGCCCGAGGGGCACACCGAGGACAGCTGGCTGCGCGAGCTGACCATGCTCGGGGCCGCCCGGCGCTACGGTCCGAGGGCCGGTGCGCCGAAGGCCTACGCCCAGATCGAGCGGGAACTCGACGTCATCTCCCAGCTGAAGTTCCCGGGTTACTTCCTGGTGGTGCACGACATCACCGAGTTCTGCCGGCGCAACGACATCCTGTGCCAGGGCCGTGGATCGGCGGCCAACTCGGCGGTCTGCTACGCACTGGGGGTCACCGCCGTCGATCCGGTGGCCAATGGTCTGCTCTTCGAGCGGTTCCTGTCCCCGGCCCGCGACGGGCCGCCCGACATCGACATCGACATCGAATCCGACCTGCGCGAGAAGGCGATCCAATACGTCTACGACCGCTATGGCCGTGACTATGCCGCTCAGGTCGCCAACGTCATCACCTACCGCGGGCGCAGCGCGGTGCGCGACATGGCTCGCGCACTGGGCTTCTCGCAGGGTCAGCAGGACGCCTGGAGCAAGCAGATCAGCCGGTGGAACGGGCTGGCCGACTCGCCCGACATCGAGGACATCCCCGAACCGGTGATCGACCTGGCGCTCCAGATCAAGAACCTGCCCCGGCACATGGGCATCCACTCCGGGGGCATGGTGATCTGTGACCGGCCGATCGCCGACGTGTGCCCGGTGGAATGGGCGCGGATGGAGAACCGCAGTGTGCTGCAGTGGGACAAAGATGACTGTGCGGCAATCGGTTTGGTGAAGTTCGACCTACTCGGCCTGGGTATGCTCTCGGCGCTGCACTACTGCATCGACCTGCTCGCCGAGCACAAGGGGGTCGAGGTCGACCTGGCCCGGCTGGACCTGTCCGATCCAGCGGTATACGAGATGCTGCAGAAAGCCGACTCCGTCGGGGTGTTCCAGGTGGAGTCCCGGGCGCAGATGGCCACCCTGCCGCGGCTGAAGCCGCGGGTGTTTTACGACCTGGTGGTGGAGGTGGCGCTGATCCGGCCCGGCCCCATCCAGGGCGGCTCGGTGCACCCCTACATCAAGCGGCGCAACGGCCTGGAGCCAGTCGTCTACGACCACCCTTCGATGGAACCGGCCCTGCGAAAGACATTGGGGGTTCCGCTGTTCCAGGAACAGCTCATGCAGCTGGCGGTGGACTGTGCGGGGTTCTCGGCTGCCGAGGCCGACCAGTTGCGCCGGGCCATGGGGTCCAAACGCTCCACCGAGAAGATGCGGCGACTTCGCGACCGCTTCTACGCCGGGATGGCGCAGCGGAACGGTATCACCGGGGACGTGGCCGACCGGATCTACGAGAAGCTGGAGGCATTCGCCAATTTCGGTTTCCCCGAGAGTCATTCGCTGAGCTTCGCCTCGCTGGTGTACTACTCCTCGTGGTTCAAGCTCTACCATCCGGCGGCGTTCTGCGCGGCACTGCTGCGCGCCCAGCCGATGGGCTTCTACTCCCCGCAGTCGCTGGTCGCCGACGCCCGCCGCCACGGCGTCGAGGTGCACGGGCCCGACGTCAACGCCAGCCTTGCCCACGCCACGCTGGAGAACCATGGCCTGCAGGTGCGGCTGGGCCTGGGTGCGGTGCGCCATATCGGTGACGAGCTGGCTCAGCGCATCGTCGACGAGCGGGCGGTCAACGGGCCGTATGCCTCGCTACTGAATCTCACTGAACGCGTGGTGCTTTCAGTGCCGCAGACCGAGGCACTGGCCACCGCCGGGGCGCTGGGCTGCTTCGCGGTCACCCGCCGCGAGGCGTTGTGGGCGGCCGGGGCGGCGGCCACCCAGCGGCCCGACCGGCTGCCCGGGGTGGGCTCGTCGTCGCACGTTCCGGCGCTGCCCGGGATGACCGAGGTGGAACTGGCCGCCGCCGACGTGTGGGCCACCGGCATCTCTCCGGACAGCTACCCGACGCAGTTCCTGCGCGAGGACCTCGACGCGATGGGCGTCGTCCCTGCCGATCAGCTCCTCGGCGTGCCCGACGGCAGCCGGGTCCTGATCGCCGGGGCGGTGACCCACCGCCAGCGCCCGGCCACCGCCCAGGGCGTGACGTTCATGAACATCGAGGACGAGACCGGCATGGTCAACGTGCTGTGCACCCCGGGGGTGTGGAGCCGGCACCGCAAGCTGGCGCAGACGGCCTCAGCCCTGCTGATCCGCGGTCAGGTGCAGAACGCCACCGGCGCGGTGACGGTGATCGCCGAACGGATGGGCCGCATCACGATGAAGGTGAACTCCCGCTCGCGCGACTTCCGTTAAGTGCATTCGCGAGCGTGCGTGTCGGCTCAGGGACACGCCGACCGGGGTGGCATTTGGCGCACGCTCACCAGAATTGGACGCTACGCCGTCGGGGTGGTCCACACCTTGTCGACGCTGATCCGCAGCCGCAGGTTGTAGCCGGCCATCGCCTCGGTCAGACCGAACTGGTCAGCCGCTTCGCGGTACTTCGCCCAATAGGGCTCGTCGTCGCGGGGGTCGGCATCCTCGGAGTCCACCACGGCGGCACCGCCGACGACGATGATGCCCGACCCGTTTCCGTCGGAGTCCAAGTTCAGGCTCACCTGCGGGTGGGCCCGAATGTGGCGCACCTTGGCCGCAGTCGGCTCGGTGTAGACGATGACGTCGATGCCGTCGAAGTAGAACCACACCAGTTTGGGCACCGGCTGGCCGGATTTCGCCACGGTGGTGAGCCAGCCGTAGTGATCGGCAACGAGTCGATCGGTAACTTCAGGAGTCAGGTCGGGGGCCATGAACCCGAATGTAGTCTCGGCGACATGACACTCGATCTGACCGCTGATGAACTCCTGACCTCCACCCGATCGGTGCGCAAGCGGCTCGACTTCGACAAGCCGGTGCCGCGTGAGGTCCTGATCGAGTGTCTCGACCTCGCGCTGCAGGCGCCGACCGGATCAAACGCGCAGGGCTGGCAGTTTATGTTCGTCGAGGACCCCGCCAAGAAGAAGGCGCTCGCCGACATTTACCGGGCGACGGCCACCCCGTATCTGGGCATGCCCAGCCCCGTCCGCGGCGATATCCGCGACGAGCAGATGGACGCGGTGCTGAGTTCGGCGGTGTACCTCAACGAGAACCTGGAGAAGGCCCCGGTCTTCCTGATCCCGTTACTGGAGGGCCGTCCGGAGGGCGCCGATGCCGGTATGCAGGCCTCCTTCTGGGGTTCGCTGCTCCCCGCGGTCTGGAGTTTCATGCTGGCGCTGCGCTCCCGCGGCTTGGGCTCGGCCTGGACCACGCTGCACCTGATCGGCGACGGTGAGAAGCAGGCCGCTGAGTTGCTCGGCATTCCCTTCGAGCAGTACACCCAGGGTGGGTTGTTCCCGATCGCCTACACCAAGGGCACCAGCTTCAAGCCGGCCAAGCGGCTGCCCGCCGAGCAGCTGGCCCACTTCGATACCTGGTGAGTCACGCCCAATCCCCGGTCGCTGCGCTCCTGCCCCTAGACCCCACCGGCGAAGCCGTTTTGCCGCCACGCCTCGTAGGCGGCGACGGCCGCCGCGTTGGACAGATTCAGTGAGCGCCGCCCCGACAGCATCGGGATGCGAACCCGGCCGGTGATGTGCGGGTCGGCCAGCGTCGCCTCGTCCAGCCCGGTGGGTTCGGGCCCGAACAGCAACACATCGCCGGGCAGGTAGGCGACGTCGGTGAACGGCCGCTCGGCGTGAGCGGTGAACGCGAACACCCGAGCGCCGCCGACCGCCGCCCACGCGGCGTCGAGGCCGGGGTGCACGGTCACCGACGCCAGATCGTGGTAGTCCAGCCCGGCGCGACGCAGCTTGGGTTCGGACAGGTCGAAACCCAGCGGCTCGACCAGGTGCAGTTCGCATCCGGTCGCGGCCACCATGCGGATCGCGTTACCGGTATTCGGCGCGATACGCGGCTGGTAAAACATCACCCGGAACATCCGATGATGATCTCAGTTGTGCTGCAGTGCAATTTGCTCGCCACCCCGTAAAGCCGCGCAGAGCCGCCCGCACAACCTCTCTGTTCAGTAACGACTATGGAGATGCTGGGCGAACGCTGTCATACTCGACGAATTGCCAGGCGTAATTCGCTGTCTCGTTGGCATGCCACGGGTGAGCGATGACCAGGAAGTCCCAATGAAGCAGGCGAGAACACTGAATATCGGTGCAGCGGTCGTCAGCCCGGCCGCAGTGCGGTGACCATGTTCGCCACCCCCGACGGGGTGGGGCAGGTGCCGTCGGACCCTGAGCGACCGGTCGCGCCGGTGAAGGTTCCGTCCCGGTGGTCGTTGCGCAACTGGCCGGTGCGGCGCAAGGTGTTCGCGATCGTCGCCGTCCCGCTCGCACTGGCGCTGGCTTTCGGTGGCGCGCGGGTCTACGCCGGGCTCAACTCCGCACGCGATCTACAACTGGCGGCCGACCGCGTCCAGATAATCCCGTCGATCGAGAACTACATGTCTGCGCTGGAGGCGGCGCTGCTGGCGTACTCGTCCAACGGCGACACCGCGTCGGCCACCAATACCTTCGACAGCGCCCGGGCTTCGCTGCAGCGCAAAGTCAACGACATCGGGGTGGCCCCCGACGTCCGCACCGGCGTCACCAACATCCTGGCCGGCGGGCAGAAATTGCTCGGCGCGGTCTCGTCCAACTCGATTGGATTGAGCGAGCGCATCACCACCTATGCGCCGATCCTGCTGACCGCCGAGGACGCCATCAACGGGTCGGTTCGCCTCGACGACGAGAAGCTGCGCGCCCAGACCCAGGGCCTCAGCCGTGCCGTCGGTGCCCGCGGCCAGATGTTCATGCAGGAGTTACTCGTCGAACAGGGCGGTGAGCTGGCCGAGCCGGAACTGCGGACCTCGATGGTCACCCTGGCCGGCACCGAGCCGTCGACGTTGTTCGATATGAGCCAGGTGCTCGGTGTCGGATCCTCGGACGTCAAGATCCTCCAGGGCGAGATGGTCCGCCGAATGGGCATCATGTCGAACCCGGATGCGGTGCTGGTCGGCAACCTCGACCTGCGCCAGTCGTTGCAGGCCACCGACACGATCGCCGCAGAAGTCGTCACCGGCACCACCCGTGAGATCACCAAGTCCGTTCAGGCACTGGCCAACGACCGCCGCAACGCCGCGATCCGCGACGCACTGTTGATCCTCGCCGTGTTCGTGATCGCGCTGATCGTCGTGTTCCTGGTGGCCCGGTCGCTGATCCGGCCACTGCGCACGCTGCGCGACGGCGCGCTGAAGGTGGCCCACACCGATCTCGAGCAGGAGATCGCCCGGGTGCGCGCCGGTGACGAGCGCGAGCCGCAGCCGCTGCCGGTCTACACCACCGAAGAAGTCGGCCAGGTAGCCCACGCCGTCGACGAGCTGCACACCCAGGCCCTGCTGCTCGCCGGTGACGAAGCCCGGCTGCGGCTGCTGGTCAACGACATGTTCGAAACCATGTCGCGGCGCAACCGCTCCCTGGTCGACCAGCAGCTCGCGCTGATCGACCGGCTGGAGCGCAACGAGAAGGACCCCGAGCGCCTGGAGAGTCTGTTCCGTCTGGACCACCTCGCCACCCGGATGCGGCGCATCGGCGCCAATCTGCTGGTGCTCGCCGGCGCCCAGGTGTCCCGCGAGCAACGCGACTCCCTGCCGCTGGCGAGTGCGATCACCGGTGCGGTGTCCGAGGTCGAGGACTACAAGCGCGTCGAGATCGGCACCGTGCCGGACTCGGCCCTGGTGGGCAAGGTTTCCGGCGACGCGGTGCACATGCTCGCCGAGCTGATCGATAACGCGCTGCGCTACTCGCCGCCGATTTCGCCGGTGCGGGTCACCGCGGTGCACACCAGCAATGCGGGTGTGCTGGTGGAGGTTCACGACGACGGAATCGGCATGACCGATGCCGACTTGCGGATCGCCAACATGCGCTTGCACGCCGGCGGTGAGGTCAGCCCCGACAACACCCGCCACATGGGACTTTTCGTGGTCGGGCGGCTCGCCCACATGCACGGCATGGTGGTGCGGCTGCGCAACACGATCGCAGGCCAGCCGTCCTCGGGCACCACCGCCGAGCTCTACGTGCCGCCGGGGCTCCTCGAACACGGTGCGCCCATCGGCCCGGACGCGCGGCGGTTCGGCGCCGAGACCGAGCTTCAGGCCGGCGACGACGAGGACGCCCGGGCGGCGTTGTTCGCCGCCCCGGCAGTCGAGGGTCAGCCGGTCGTCGGTCTGCCCCGGCGCTCCCCGGGATCCAGCGGCATCACCGGTCCTCCCGGCCAGCAGCCCGAACCGGAACCGGAGCCCGAACCGCAGCCGTCGCGATGGTTCGCCGACGCCGAGACAACCGCCGACGCCCCCGTCGCCGCGCACGATCAGCCGACCAACACCTCGTCGTTCTTCACCGCGCGCGAACGTGCGGAGAAGACGCTCGAGGAGACGCCCATCGACGTCAGCGACCTCGACGTGCTGGCCGCGGACCTGGGGGCACCGGAGGCCGAGGACACCGACACCGACTTCATCTACCAGAAGATGCTCTCGGAATTCCTGGTCGACCCCAAGACGGTGGCGGTGCCGCAGGACTGGAAGTCGGTGTGGGACAACGGCTGGGCTACGGCCGGCGATGTCGACAACGTGCCGGTTCAGGCCCACACCGAGCACGGCTTGCCGGTACGTGAGCCCGGTGCGCGGCTGGTTCCCGGAGCGGCCGATCCGAACACTGTGGCGGCCAACGGAATTCCGCCCGCTCCGCAGCCCCCGGCGCCCGATCTTCCCCGGCGCGATCCCGAGGCCGTCCGCGCGTCCTTCAGCAGCCACTTCGGCGGTGTGCGGGCCGCGCGTGCCAATTCCCAATCCGGTCCCACCGAGAACGGACGAGATCAGCAATGACCTATCCGCCACGCGCGCAGAACAACTCGCTGGACTGGCTGGTGTCCAACTTCACCCGCGAGGTGCCCGGTGTGTCGCACGCGGTGCTGGTGTCGGTGGACGGTCTGCTGATCGCCGCCAGCGAGCAGCTCCCGCGTGACCGCGCAGAGCAGCTGGCCGCCGTCACCTCGGGGCTGGCCAGTCTGGCCGCCGGTGCCGCGCAACTCTTCGAGGGCGGCCAGGTGCTGCAGTCGGTGGTCGAGATGGCCGGCGGCTACCTGCTGGTGATGCGAGTCGGCGACGGCTCGCAACTGGCCACGCTGGCCACCCCGAATTGCGATATCGGCCAGATCGGCTATGAGATGGCGGTTTTGGTCGAGCGGGTGGGCAACGTCGTCTCCTCGTCGCGTCGAGCCCCGCAACCGTCGTGATCCATCATGGACGAACGGTCGACACCTGAGGCGCAGGCGAATCTCGTTCGCCCGTATGCGCTGACGTCCGGGCGCACCGACACCACCGTCGAGTTGCCGCTGGAGGCCCCGGTCCAGACCGTGGGCTCGGCGCTGCCGCACCATTGGCCCTCCGGTGACGTCCGTGGCCGGATCTGTCACCTGTGTGCCGACAGCCCGTCGGTAGCCGAGATCTCGGCCACGCTGGGATTGCCTCTCGGTGTCGCGCGGGTCCTCGTCGGTGACTTGGTCACATCGGGATATCTTCGGGTACACACAACACTGACCGATCGCTCCTCGGTGGACGAGCGCCGTGAACTCATAGGGAGGACCCTGCGTGGCCTACGAGCCCTCTGAGGGGCGCCCAGCCGCCTCGACGAAGATCGTCATCGCCGGTGGGTTCGGTGCCGGCAAGACGACGTTCGTCGGAGCGGTGTCCGAGATCATGCCGCTGCGCACCGAAGCGATGGTGACCGACGCGTCGGCGTCCGTCGATGCTCTGGAGGCGACGCCGGGCAAGTCGACGACGACGGTGGCGATGGACTTCGGCCGGATCACCCTCGACAGCGACCTGGTGCTCTATCTGTTCGGCACGCCCGGGCAGCGCCGGTTCTGGTTCATGTGGGACGACCTGGTGCACGGGGCCATCGGGGCGATCATCCTGGTCGACGTGCGCCGTCTGCAGGACAGCTTTCCCGCAGTCGACTTCTTCGAGCACCGCAAGCTGCCGTTCCTGATCGCGGTCAACGAATTTGACGGTGCGCCAAGCTATCCCACTGACGAGGTGCGCAAGGCACTCACGCTGCCGAACACCACGCCGGTGATCACCGTCGATGCCAGGGATCGCAAGTCGGCCACCGACGCGCTGATCGCGGTCAGCGAGTACGCCCTGGCCAGCCTCGCGACGAGCCACCCGTAGAGGCGCCGGTGCCGAACTGGGCCGACCGGGAGTTCGTCGGCCACGACTTCCGTGACGAGGACCTGGCCGGCCTGCAGACCGAGCGGGTGGTGTTCACCGAATGTGACTTCGGTGGGGTGAACCTGGCCGAGTCGACCCATCTGGGATCGGCGTTCCGCAACTGCCGGTTTCTGAGAACAACGCTGTGGCACAGCACGTTTCGCAATTGCAGCATGCTGGGTTCGACATTCGAGAACTGCCGGATGCGACCCGCCGTGTTCGACGAGGTCGACTTCACTCTGGCTGTGCTCGGTGGGGCCGATCTGCGTGGGGTCGACCTGTCCGGTTGCCGGCTTCGGGAGGCGGGCCTGGTGCAGGCCGACTTGCGCAAGACGGTGTTACGTGGGGCCGACCTCAGTGGTGCTCGCACCAACGGGCTGCGCCTCGAGCAGGCCGACCTGCGCGGGGCGCGGGTGGATGCTTCCCTGTGGACTACTGCGGCCTGCCGCGGCGCGAAGATCGACGTCGCTCAGGCGCTGGCGTTCGCCGTCGCCCACGGCCTCGACGTCACCGGGCAATGACTGCCGTTACTGCGCGCGGGTGGATTGTGCGGGAGTTCCCGCCGGCTCCCAGGTGTGCATTGCCAGATCGAGTTCGGCCTCGCTGAGCGCCTCGACCGGCAGCGCCACCTGCTCGGGGCGACGGCGCAAACCCTCGATGAACAACGCCACATAACGTCGCCAAAGGTCGGGTCTGACCTCACCGGCGAACTCGCTGACCGTGCCGATGAGCAACCCCATGATCGGCATGTCCGCGGAGGCGATCTCCGGACGGAGGTGGCCGTCGGCCTGCGCGCGATCGACGAGCCTGGTCAGCGCGGGGACCAGGTGTTCCCGCGCGGCCTGCACGCGGTTTCCCGCGTAGCGCTTGCTGAATGCGACCTCACGCAGACCCCGGTCGGTGGCTGTCTGCTGGCACATCTGCTCGAAGAACCAGACGAACCCCTGCCACGAATCCTCATGGTGCATCGCTTCTTCGGCCAGCGCCGCCAGCTGGATCAGGCCGTCCTCGAAGATCGCCTCCAGCAGTTCCTCTTTGCTCGCGAAGCGCCGGTACACCGTGCCGACTCCGACACCTGCGTGGTGAGCGACGTCGTTGAGGCTGGGCTCCAGTCCTTTTCGCGCGAACAGGTCGCGGGCGGAGTCGATGATCAGCTGCCGGTTGCGTTGCGCATCCTTGCGCAACGGGCGATCCGATGTCGGGTGGGGCGTCACCTGGGCCAGTGTAACGGCGGCCACACAAAAGCGGATTGACTTTATCCACTTATGCCGTTAGCTTTCTGCTTAGCAACGCTCAGTACCGCGCTGACCGCCGAAATCGGGGTCGCTGTCCACGCTGAAAGGCCACCTGTCATGAGATTTGTCGACGACACACCGCTTGGGTGGGGTGCGCAGTGACCCGGGTTCTGAGCCGGATCTGGATTCCCGCGCTGGTGGTCGTCGTTGTCGCGGTCGGAGTGGTCGCGGTAACGAACGCCCGCACGATCTTCGGTTCCAACCCGGTGATCGTGACGCAGAAAACCTCCGACAGCGCAGAGGATTTCGATCCCAAGGTGGTGACCTACGAAGTCTTCGGTTCGGGCGCGACGGCAGTGGTCAACTACGTCGACCTCGACGGCCGGCCCCAGCGGACCGGGAGCGTCACGCTGCCCTGGTCGGTGACGCTGACCACCACAAACCCCTCGGCCTCGCCGAACGTCCTGGTCCAGGGCGATGGGGATTCCATCGGATGCCGGATCACCGTCGATGACGTGGTCAAAGAGGAGAGGACCGCAACGGGGATGAATGCTGCGACCTTCTGTTTGGTGAAGTCAGCATGAGCCTCGACGTCGGCGAGGCGCCGACCGACGCCATCCCCGCAGCCCGCCATCGCGCACACCCGCGCATTCCGCGGTTCATCCGCACGTTCGCAGTGCCGATCATCCTGGGCTGGATCGCGCTGATCGTGGTGCTGACCACGATGGTGCCCTCGCTCGAGGATGTCGGAAAGCTGCGTGCGGTGTCGATGAGCCCCAACGACGCGCCGTCGCTGATCGCGACCAAACGGGTCGGCGAGGTGTTCAAGGAGTACAACACCAGCAGCTCGGTGATGGTGGTCCTCGAAGGCGATCAACCGCTCGGCGCCGACGCGCACGCCTTCTACGACAAGATTGTTCAGCAGCTGCGCGCCGACCCCACACACGTCCAGCATGTCCAGGACTTCTGGGGGGATTCGTTTACTGCCTCCGGTGCCCAGAGCGCCGACAACAAAGCCGCCTACGTTCAGGTGTACATCGGCGGCGATCAGGGCGAAACACTCGCCAACGAGTCGGTGGAGGCCGTCCGCAAGGTCATCGCGGACACCCCGGCCCCGCCGGGGGTGAAGGCCTATGTCACCGGTCCCGCGGCCACCACCACAGACCAGAACGTCATCGGCGACAAGAGCATGCAGCTGATCGAGCTCGTCACGTTCGGCGTCATCGCCGTCATGCTGTTGATCGTCTATCGATCGATCATCACCACGCTCATCGTGATGGTGATGATGGGGCTCGGACTGTCCGGCGCTCGGGGGGTGGTCGCATTCCTCGGCTACCACAACGTTTTCGGGCTGACCACATTCGCGACCAATATGGTCGTTACGTTGGCGATCGCGGCGGCGACGGACTACGCGATCTTCTTGATCGGCAGATATCAGGAGGCGCGCCGCGCCGGCCAAGACCGCGAGTCGGCCTATTACGACATGTTCCACGGCACCGCTCACGTGGTGCTGGCATCGGGCTTGACCATCGCCGGCGCTACCTTCTGCCTGCACTTCACCCGACTGCCCTATTTCCAGTCCATGGGAATCCCACTGGCCTCCGGCATGGTGATTGTGGTCGCCATGTCGCTCACTCTGGGTCCGGCACTGGTCTCGGTGGCGAGTCGCTTCGGCCGCGTCTTGGAGCCCAAAGGTGTTGGGAAGCAGAAACTGTGGCACGCAGTTGGGACTGCGACTGTCCGTTGGCCCGGCGCCATTCTGGTTTGCGCTGTGGCGGTGTCACTGGTGGGGCTCCTAACCCTGCCCGGCTACCACACCACCTACAACGATCGGATCTACCTGCCCAGCACTGTGTCGGCCAACGTCGGTTACGCGGCGGCGGAACGGCACTTCTCCCGGGCCAAGATGAACCCCGATCTGCTCATGGTCGAGTCCGACCACGATCTGCGCAATCCGGCCGACTTCCTGGTGATCGACAAGATCGCCAAGGCGCTGGCGCGGGTGCACGGGATTGCCCAGGTTCAGACCATCACCCGCCCGGACGGCAAGCCCATCGAGCACTCCACGATTCCATACTCGCTGAGCCAGAACGGAACTGGTCAGCTCATGAACAATGACTACCAGCAGACCATTATCGCCAACACGCTCAAACAAGCCGATGACATGCAGGTGACCATCGATTCGATGACCAAGATGGAAGGCATCACGCAGCAGCTATCCCAGGTCACCCGGAGCATGTCCGACAAGATGGCCGTCACCTCGGACGACATCGCGACGGTGCGCGACCACCTCGCCGACTTCGACGACCAGTTCCGGCCGATACGCAACTACTTCTATTGGGAGCCGCACTGTTTCGACATCCCGATGTGTCAGTCGCTGCGCTCGGTCTTCGATTCCCTGGACGGCATCGCCACGATGTCCGACGATTTCCAGCAGCTGCTTCCTGATCTGCGGCACATGTCCGACCTGACCGGGCAGATGGTCACGGTGATGCCGGGGATGATCGAGTCGATGAAGAGCCAGAAGCAGCTGATGCTCAACCAGTATCAGGCCCAGAAGGCGCAACAGGACCAGACCATGGCCAACATCAAAGACAACACGGCGATGGGCCAGGCATTCGATCAAGCCAAGAACGACGACTCGTTC
Encoded here:
- a CDS encoding tRNA (cytidine(34)-2'-O)-methyltransferase; translated protein: MFRVMFYQPRIAPNTGNAIRMVAATGCELHLVEPLGFDLSEPKLRRAGLDYHDLASVTVHPGLDAAWAAVGGARVFAFTAHAERPFTDVAYLPGDVLLFGPEPTGLDEATLADPHITGRVRIPMLSGRRSLNLSNAAAVAAYEAWRQNGFAGGV
- a CDS encoding DUF742 domain-containing protein, with amino-acid sequence MDERSTPEAQANLVRPYALTSGRTDTTVELPLEAPVQTVGSALPHHWPSGDVRGRICHLCADSPSVAEISATLGLPLGVARVLVGDLVTSGYLRVHTTLTDRSSVDERRELIGRTLRGLRAL
- a CDS encoding nitroreductase family protein, whose amino-acid sequence is MTLDLTADELLTSTRSVRKRLDFDKPVPREVLIECLDLALQAPTGSNAQGWQFMFVEDPAKKKALADIYRATATPYLGMPSPVRGDIRDEQMDAVLSSAVYLNENLEKAPVFLIPLLEGRPEGADAGMQASFWGSLLPAVWSFMLALRSRGLGSAWTTLHLIGDGEKQAAELLGIPFEQYTQGGLFPIAYTKGTSFKPAKRLPAEQLAHFDTW
- a CDS encoding sensor histidine kinase encodes the protein MFATPDGVGQVPSDPERPVAPVKVPSRWSLRNWPVRRKVFAIVAVPLALALAFGGARVYAGLNSARDLQLAADRVQIIPSIENYMSALEAALLAYSSNGDTASATNTFDSARASLQRKVNDIGVAPDVRTGVTNILAGGQKLLGAVSSNSIGLSERITTYAPILLTAEDAINGSVRLDDEKLRAQTQGLSRAVGARGQMFMQELLVEQGGELAEPELRTSMVTLAGTEPSTLFDMSQVLGVGSSDVKILQGEMVRRMGIMSNPDAVLVGNLDLRQSLQATDTIAAEVVTGTTREITKSVQALANDRRNAAIRDALLILAVFVIALIVVFLVARSLIRPLRTLRDGALKVAHTDLEQEIARVRAGDEREPQPLPVYTTEEVGQVAHAVDELHTQALLLAGDEARLRLLVNDMFETMSRRNRSLVDQQLALIDRLERNEKDPERLESLFRLDHLATRMRRIGANLLVLAGAQVSREQRDSLPLASAITGAVSEVEDYKRVEIGTVPDSALVGKVSGDAVHMLAELIDNALRYSPPISPVRVTAVHTSNAGVLVEVHDDGIGMTDADLRIANMRLHAGGEVSPDNTRHMGLFVVGRLAHMHGMVVRLRNTIAGQPSSGTTAELYVPPGLLEHGAPIGPDARRFGAETELQAGDDEDARAALFAAPAVEGQPVVGLPRRSPGSSGITGPPGQQPEPEPEPEPQPSRWFADAETTADAPVAAHDQPTNTSSFFTARERAEKTLEETPIDVSDLDVLAADLGAPEAEDTDTDFIYQKMLSEFLVDPKTVAVPQDWKSVWDNGWATAGDVDNVPVQAHTEHGLPVREPGARLVPGAADPNTVAANGIPPAPQPPAPDLPRRDPEAVRASFSSHFGGVRAARANSQSGPTENGRDQQ
- a CDS encoding roadblock/LC7 domain-containing protein codes for the protein MTYPPRAQNNSLDWLVSNFTREVPGVSHAVLVSVDGLLIAASEQLPRDRAEQLAAVTSGLASLAAGAAQLFEGGQVLQSVVEMAGGYLLVMRVGDGSQLATLATPNCDIGQIGYEMAVLVERVGNVVSSSRRAPQPS
- a CDS encoding TIGR03667 family PPOX class F420-dependent oxidoreductase, producing the protein MAPDLTPEVTDRLVADHYGWLTTVAKSGQPVPKLVWFYFDGIDVIVYTEPTAAKVRHIRAHPQVSLNLDSDGNGSGIIVVGGAAVVDSEDADPRDDEPYWAKYREAADQFGLTEAMAGYNLRLRISVDKVWTTPTA
- a CDS encoding error-prone DNA polymerase, translating into MGWHNGPPSWGEMERVLNSKPRRTGLSLGEPHADGGDSPAWTRKRQPYQPAGEQPLRSGVPYAELHAHSAYSFLDGASTPEELVEEAARLDLRAIALTDHDGLYGVVRFAEAAKELDMRTVFGAELSLGNTPRTDAPDPPGPHLLVLARGPEGYRRLSRQIARAHLAGGEKGKPLYDYDALAEAAGGHWHILTGCRKGHVRQALSTGGPDAAARALADLVDRFGAERVSIELTHHGDPLDDERNAVLAALAPRFGLTVVATTAAHVADPGRGRLAMAMGAIRARQSLDSAAGWLAPLGGAHLRSGDEMARLFFEYPEVVTAAADLGEQCAFGLALIAPQLPPFDVPEGHTEDSWLRELTMLGAARRYGPRAGAPKAYAQIERELDVISQLKFPGYFLVVHDITEFCRRNDILCQGRGSAANSAVCYALGVTAVDPVANGLLFERFLSPARDGPPDIDIDIESDLREKAIQYVYDRYGRDYAAQVANVITYRGRSAVRDMARALGFSQGQQDAWSKQISRWNGLADSPDIEDIPEPVIDLALQIKNLPRHMGIHSGGMVICDRPIADVCPVEWARMENRSVLQWDKDDCAAIGLVKFDLLGLGMLSALHYCIDLLAEHKGVEVDLARLDLSDPAVYEMLQKADSVGVFQVESRAQMATLPRLKPRVFYDLVVEVALIRPGPIQGGSVHPYIKRRNGLEPVVYDHPSMEPALRKTLGVPLFQEQLMQLAVDCAGFSAAEADQLRRAMGSKRSTEKMRRLRDRFYAGMAQRNGITGDVADRIYEKLEAFANFGFPESHSLSFASLVYYSSWFKLYHPAAFCAALLRAQPMGFYSPQSLVADARRHGVEVHGPDVNASLAHATLENHGLQVRLGLGAVRHIGDELAQRIVDERAVNGPYASLLNLTERVVLSVPQTEALATAGALGCFAVTRREALWAAGAAATQRPDRLPGVGSSSHVPALPGMTEVELAAADVWATGISPDSYPTQFLREDLDAMGVVPADQLLGVPDGSRVLIAGAVTHRQRPATAQGVTFMNIEDETGMVNVLCTPGVWSRHRKLAQTASALLIRGQVQNATGAVTVIAERMGRITMKVNSRSRDFR
- a CDS encoding GTP-binding protein, with translation MAYEPSEGRPAASTKIVIAGGFGAGKTTFVGAVSEIMPLRTEAMVTDASASVDALEATPGKSTTTVAMDFGRITLDSDLVLYLFGTPGQRRFWFMWDDLVHGAIGAIILVDVRRLQDSFPAVDFFEHRKLPFLIAVNEFDGAPSYPTDEVRKALTLPNTTPVITVDARDRKSATDALIAVSEYALASLATSHP